One genomic segment of Bifidobacterium breve DSM 20213 = JCM 1192 includes these proteins:
- a CDS encoding AEC family transporter — translation MPGLISAMQGFCVIGIVIAVGYVAARMRIGGPSAQMVLNRFSFFVSSPCLMFAILSKEPIFDIFHPSIIVAFFSAVLVGVAFLVLNQMFFHLNAPDATIGALNSLYLNSNNIGLPIATYILGNPALVAPILVMQQAIFTPVGLTVLDVTTKGKVSVKEIAKQPLHQPLLIGSLLGIVVSAISAKIGWFPVPKFIFDPIDMIGDSAVPMILMAFGMSLHGTKPLQQKGDRPAVFTVAVLKNVIMPIIAFLLAYFVMGFRGSELYACVVLAALPTGQNVYNYAARYNVGLTFARDGILMSTMTSPVFIAIIAALLS, via the coding sequence ATGCCAGGTCTCATCAGCGCCATGCAAGGCTTCTGCGTTATCGGCATCGTGATTGCGGTGGGATATGTCGCCGCTCGAATGCGCATCGGAGGCCCGTCCGCTCAGATGGTGCTGAACCGCTTCTCTTTCTTTGTGTCCAGCCCGTGCCTGATGTTTGCGATTCTGTCCAAGGAACCGATTTTCGACATCTTCCATCCATCAATCATCGTGGCGTTCTTCTCTGCGGTGCTAGTGGGCGTGGCGTTCCTGGTGCTCAATCAGATGTTCTTCCACCTGAATGCCCCGGATGCCACCATCGGCGCATTGAACTCGCTGTATCTGAACTCCAACAACATCGGTTTGCCGATTGCCACCTATATTCTGGGCAACCCGGCGCTAGTGGCACCGATTCTGGTTATGCAGCAGGCCATCTTCACGCCGGTGGGCCTGACTGTGCTTGATGTGACCACCAAGGGCAAGGTCTCCGTCAAGGAGATCGCCAAGCAACCGCTGCATCAGCCGCTGCTTATCGGCTCGCTGCTGGGCATCGTGGTCTCTGCCATCTCCGCAAAGATCGGCTGGTTCCCGGTGCCGAAGTTCATCTTCGACCCGATTGACATGATCGGAGACTCTGCGGTGCCGATGATTCTGATGGCGTTCGGCATGTCCTTGCACGGCACCAAGCCGTTGCAGCAGAAGGGCGATCGTCCGGCCGTCTTCACCGTAGCGGTGCTCAAGAACGTGATCATGCCGATCATCGCGTTCCTGCTCGCCTACTTCGTGATGGGCTTCCGCGGTTCCGAGCTGTATGCCTGCGTGGTGCTCGCCGCCCTGCCCACCGGCCAGAACGTCTACAACTACGCGGCTCGTTACAACGTGGGCCTCACTTTCGCGCGCGATGGCATTCTGATGAGTACCATGACCAGCCCGGTGTTTATCGCGATCATCGCGGCGCTGCTGAGCTGA
- a CDS encoding enolase C-terminal domain-like protein, giving the protein MSTITKVKTYDFRFPTSTTLSGSDAMNPDPDYSSAYVEISTSADDGITGVGFVFTIGRGNDVVCKAIESMSQVLIGRNTEELLDNMRIAWDLFVHDSQLRWLGPEKGVEHMAIGAVLSALWDIKAKRAGKPLWLLLGEMEPEELVSTLDFRYMTDALRPEEAVAILKEGQKGKAERIKHLLEVGYPGYSTAPGWLGYSDEKMVALAKEETQVKGFKQIKLKVGQNINDDLRRLSKAREAIGPDVRLAVDANQVWDVPTAIDWINKFHDFDLAWVEEPTSPDDVIGHATIARAINPIKVATGEQMQSRILYKQYLQANAFGIMQIDATRVAGPQEIVLEYLLAKKFNKPVCPHAGGVGLCEAVCHFAMFDYVAVSGTMDGRMIEYVDNQHEHFVHPTEIKDGNYVAPTAPGNGTEMTLETAEKYLYRC; this is encoded by the coding sequence ATGAGTACCATCACCAAAGTCAAGACGTATGACTTCCGATTCCCCACTTCAACGACGCTTTCCGGCTCGGATGCAATGAACCCCGATCCGGATTATTCCTCTGCGTACGTGGAGATTTCCACCAGCGCCGACGACGGCATCACGGGTGTGGGATTCGTGTTCACCATCGGCCGTGGCAACGACGTGGTTTGCAAGGCCATCGAATCGATGTCGCAGGTGCTGATTGGGCGCAACACCGAGGAACTGCTCGACAACATGCGCATTGCATGGGACCTGTTCGTGCATGATTCCCAGCTGCGTTGGCTTGGCCCTGAAAAGGGCGTGGAGCATATGGCCATCGGCGCGGTGCTCTCCGCGTTGTGGGATATCAAGGCCAAGCGTGCGGGCAAGCCGTTGTGGCTGCTGCTGGGCGAGATGGAGCCGGAGGAGCTGGTCTCCACGCTCGATTTCCGCTACATGACCGACGCCCTGCGCCCTGAGGAAGCCGTTGCGATTCTCAAAGAGGGTCAGAAGGGCAAGGCCGAGCGTATCAAGCATCTGCTGGAGGTCGGTTACCCCGGCTATTCAACCGCTCCCGGTTGGCTCGGCTACTCGGATGAGAAGATGGTGGCCCTCGCCAAGGAGGAGACCCAGGTCAAGGGCTTCAAGCAGATTAAGCTTAAGGTCGGCCAGAATATCAATGACGATCTGCGCCGCTTGTCCAAGGCCCGTGAGGCCATCGGCCCCGACGTGCGCCTCGCCGTGGACGCCAATCAGGTGTGGGATGTTCCCACCGCCATCGACTGGATCAACAAGTTCCACGACTTCGATCTGGCGTGGGTCGAGGAGCCGACCAGCCCGGATGACGTGATTGGCCACGCCACGATTGCGCGCGCCATCAATCCCATCAAGGTCGCCACCGGCGAACAGATGCAGAGCCGCATTCTGTACAAGCAGTACCTGCAGGCCAACGCCTTCGGCATCATGCAGATTGACGCCACCCGAGTGGCCGGTCCGCAGGAGATCGTGCTCGAATACCTGCTGGCAAAGAAGTTCAACAAGCCCGTCTGCCCGCACGCCGGCGGCGTGGGTCTGTGCGAGGCCGTGTGTCACTTCGCGATGTTCGATTATGTGGCGGTATCCGGCACGATGGATGGCCGAATGATTGAATATGTCGATAATCAGCACGAACATTTCGTTCATCCGACTGAGATCAAGGACGGCAACTACGTCGCTCCGACCGCTCCGGGCAACGGTACCGAAATGACGCTGGAGACGGCCGAGAAGTACCTGTATCGCTGCTGA
- a CDS encoding dihydrodipicolinate synthase family protein, producing MTSSAEFSGIICPSITITKDDGDIDYERWGQHLDHLIEAGINGVLVFGSIGEFYAFPLDVKKQAVDFVAKHVAGRIKVFAGVGDTNLNNVIDFARAVEASGVDALVVVSPYYFGPTAGGAKAYFGAVAEATNLPVILYNFPPRTGSDLTPELVAELAAAHPNIVGIKDTVDTISHTRKVIRAVKAVNPRFAVFSGFDEYYLVNRVSGGDGVICGMTNVEPETFVTLHRAYEAGDYGTAIEAAERISHLMALYDQTDLFISAIKGAVKAKGLNISTLIREPAVQLTAQQYEAIKAILK from the coding sequence ATGACAAGCAGCGCCGAATTCTCAGGCATCATCTGCCCATCCATCACCATCACCAAGGACGACGGTGACATCGACTATGAACGTTGGGGGCAGCATCTCGATCATCTGATCGAGGCCGGTATCAACGGCGTGCTGGTGTTTGGCAGCATCGGCGAGTTCTATGCCTTCCCTCTGGACGTCAAGAAGCAGGCGGTCGACTTCGTGGCCAAGCATGTCGCCGGGCGCATCAAGGTGTTCGCGGGCGTGGGCGATACCAACTTGAACAATGTGATCGACTTCGCGCGGGCAGTCGAAGCAAGTGGAGTGGATGCGCTCGTGGTCGTTTCGCCGTATTACTTCGGCCCTACTGCGGGAGGCGCGAAGGCGTACTTCGGCGCGGTCGCTGAAGCGACGAATCTTCCGGTGATCCTCTATAATTTCCCACCGCGCACCGGCAGCGACTTGACCCCGGAGCTCGTGGCCGAGCTTGCCGCCGCGCACCCGAACATCGTCGGCATCAAGGACACGGTCGACACAATCAGCCACACCCGCAAGGTGATTCGCGCGGTCAAGGCCGTGAATCCACGGTTTGCGGTGTTCTCCGGTTTCGACGAGTACTATCTCGTCAACCGCGTCTCCGGCGGCGATGGCGTGATCTGCGGCATGACCAATGTGGAGCCGGAGACCTTCGTTACGCTGCACCGTGCATATGAGGCCGGCGACTATGGCACCGCAATTGAGGCCGCCGAACGCATCAGCCACCTGATGGCGCTGTACGATCAGACCGACCTGTTCATCTCCGCCATCAAGGGTGCGGTCAAGGCCAAGGGACTGAACATTTCCACCCTGATCCGTGAGCCAGCGGTGCAACTCACTGCTCAGCAGTATGAGGCGATTAAGGCGATTCTCAAGTAG
- a CDS encoding amidohydrolase family protein — translation MTLNVIDSHFHIWDPDAQDLPWLAGLPSLQHKYTIEDLAAQYAKFGVNFLGGVYVEVDAADHELEDRLLYENASPLILKRMLQGRVSPWMRVPINADGIREPLHVDSEPRGRALEPEFIAGLRVMAVKGMPFELCNRGPELGDMAKAFSQVPEVTVIIDHLGNVPGLDEESCAALAALAELPNSYIKVSGDNPVDPDIVKYVRDTFGPKKVLYSSNWPVVELNSTFATHFQLMLDTFGEDEDFFENNARRAYNID, via the coding sequence ATGACACTCAACGTAATCGATTCCCACTTCCATATCTGGGATCCGGATGCGCAGGATTTGCCATGGCTGGCAGGATTGCCCTCGCTGCAACACAAGTACACGATTGAAGACCTAGCCGCACAGTACGCCAAGTTTGGCGTGAACTTCCTCGGCGGCGTATATGTGGAGGTCGACGCGGCCGATCACGAGCTCGAGGACCGGTTGTTGTACGAGAATGCCAGCCCTCTGATCCTGAAGCGCATGCTGCAGGGGCGGGTAAGCCCATGGATGCGTGTTCCGATCAACGCCGATGGCATCAGGGAGCCGCTGCATGTGGATTCCGAGCCACGGGGCCGAGCCCTCGAACCCGAATTCATCGCCGGCCTACGTGTGATGGCCGTCAAGGGAATGCCTTTTGAGCTGTGCAACCGGGGCCCGGAGTTGGGCGACATGGCCAAGGCGTTCTCGCAGGTTCCTGAAGTGACGGTCATCATCGATCATCTCGGCAACGTGCCCGGGCTTGATGAGGAATCGTGCGCCGCGCTCGCAGCGTTGGCCGAACTGCCGAATTCGTATATCAAGGTTTCCGGCGACAACCCGGTGGACCCGGACATCGTGAAATACGTGCGGGACACATTCGGCCCGAAGAAGGTGCTGTACAGCTCCAACTGGCCGGTCGTGGAACTCAACTCGACCTTTGCCACGCACTTCCAACTCATGCTGGACACGTTCGGCGAGGACGAGGACTTCTTCGAAAACAACGCCCGCCGCGCTTACAACATCGACTAA
- a CDS encoding SDR family oxidoreductase — protein MDLHLEGKVIIITGGFKGIGKGITLQLAQEGAIPVVINRPDSALDEFKKDIEQYTTTYDVHLLDLNDTDKIAGVVEATYKKYGHIDGIVNNAGKNDNKDLETTTWREFEESLHGNLTHYYELVHAAVPYLKESRGSIVNISSKTALTGQGKTSAYAAAKGAILGLTREWAAALVHDSVRVNAIVVSECWTPLYADWIKTFGDEAAQQARLSVITDKIPLEHRMTTTEEIGNEAAFLLSDRSSHTTGQWVYVDGGYVHLDRALS, from the coding sequence ATGGATCTGCATCTCGAAGGCAAAGTCATCATCATCACCGGCGGTTTCAAAGGCATCGGCAAAGGCATCACGCTGCAACTGGCCCAGGAGGGGGCCATCCCGGTGGTGATTAATCGACCCGACAGCGCTCTCGACGAGTTCAAGAAGGATATCGAGCAGTACACCACCACCTATGATGTGCACTTGCTTGACCTCAACGACACCGACAAGATCGCCGGCGTCGTCGAAGCAACATACAAGAAGTACGGCCATATCGATGGCATTGTGAATAACGCCGGAAAGAACGACAACAAGGATCTCGAGACCACTACTTGGCGTGAGTTCGAGGAATCGCTTCACGGCAACCTGACTCACTATTACGAGCTGGTCCACGCGGCCGTGCCGTATCTCAAGGAAAGCCGCGGATCCATCGTGAACATCTCGTCCAAGACCGCGCTTACCGGCCAAGGCAAGACCAGCGCCTATGCGGCCGCCAAGGGCGCGATCCTGGGCCTGACCCGTGAATGGGCCGCCGCATTGGTGCACGATAGCGTGCGTGTCAACGCCATAGTCGTCTCCGAGTGCTGGACCCCGCTCTATGCCGATTGGATCAAGACCTTTGGCGATGAAGCGGCCCAGCAGGCGCGCCTGTCGGTGATCACCGACAAGATTCCGCTGGAACATCGTATGACCACCACCGAAGAGATCGGTAATGAAGCGGCATTCCTGCTCTCCGACCGCTCCAGCCACACCACCGGTCAGTGGGTGTACGTCGATGGCGGCTATGTCCACCTTGACCGTGCGCTGAGCTGA
- a CDS encoding LacI family DNA-binding transcriptional regulator, which translates to MANDTSTHKLKVGELAKIAGVSASTVSKVINGRPGISDETRRQVEQILKDHGYSRPLVNTKLSPTIELVVEYIEHNGTMELIKYASYWAQQAGLAITVTQTNHGDATEDCFRGIIDRNPQGVIMQQMGGLTTQAKSLLKTRSIPVVIIDPIDTVDSDVMSVSIDNWTAGYQAGKHLLSLGHRRIAVIRGPANLQTSIARYSGFTAALQQAGVDLPESYIEQGDYFPAETSYEAACRLLELTDRPTAIFCCNDLSAVSTYRAAREHKIALPKQLSVMGFDDIFPAGQLMPSLTSVHQPFSEIAQRAVQMIIDSRKGNQGDMHVILPTSVVTRESTVPPQSSAR; encoded by the coding sequence ATGGCTAACGATACATCCACCCACAAGCTCAAGGTCGGCGAGCTCGCAAAAATCGCCGGCGTATCCGCATCCACTGTTTCCAAAGTCATCAATGGCAGGCCAGGCATTTCCGACGAGACGCGGAGACAAGTCGAGCAAATCCTCAAAGATCACGGTTACTCAAGGCCTCTGGTCAACACCAAACTCTCCCCCACCATAGAGCTCGTCGTCGAATACATTGAGCACAACGGCACGATGGAACTCATCAAATACGCCTCATACTGGGCGCAGCAGGCGGGCCTCGCCATCACGGTCACCCAGACCAACCATGGCGATGCCACGGAAGACTGTTTCCGCGGCATCATCGATAGAAATCCCCAAGGCGTGATTATGCAGCAGATGGGCGGTCTGACCACTCAAGCGAAGTCTTTGTTGAAAACGCGCAGTATTCCCGTGGTCATCATCGACCCAATCGATACCGTCGATTCGGATGTGATGAGCGTGTCCATCGATAACTGGACCGCAGGATACCAGGCCGGCAAACACCTGCTGTCGCTCGGCCATCGACGCATCGCCGTTATCCGGGGGCCGGCGAACCTACAGACCAGCATCGCGCGCTATAGCGGATTCACCGCCGCTCTGCAACAGGCCGGGGTGGATCTGCCGGAGTCCTATATCGAACAGGGCGACTACTTCCCCGCCGAAACAAGCTATGAAGCAGCCTGCCGGCTGCTGGAACTCACCGACCGACCCACCGCGATTTTCTGCTGCAACGACTTATCTGCGGTAAGCACGTATCGTGCCGCACGAGAGCATAAGATCGCGTTGCCAAAGCAATTGTCCGTCATGGGGTTCGACGACATTTTCCCCGCCGGCCAACTCATGCCCTCCCTGACCAGCGTGCATCAGCCGTTCAGCGAAATAGCCCAACGCGCCGTGCAGATGATCATCGACAGCCGCAAGGGCAATCAGGGTGATATGCACGTCATCCTCCCCACCAGTGTCGTCACCCGGGAAAGTACCGTACCGCCTCAGTCATCGGCCCGATAA
- a CDS encoding MFS transporter, whose amino-acid sequence MTSKNTTGSKATIAIVLVTSLFFIWGLTMNLVNALNSPFANYIELSSAEASLLQVAYYGAYFVMAIPAGLIAKRFGYKGGVISGLLLFALGAFMVIPATSMASYGLFLFAMFVIALGAASLETNCNPYITKLGDEKGESFRINMAQSFNGVGNIVGPLILGQILGTTVASGESGFDAAKTQFLNDTRTIYIVIGVVLVVVLAVFALFKLPTPPGDEEEAAGGASSKNSSFFGLLKRPHFALGVLAEFIFIGLQVAGMAVFSAYALKHWGAGITAGTAAMMLSVLSLLFTIGRFVTTPLMAKFDPAKILGVYMTISAVLMFVVFLGLGKVSVIAFMVAYLFISIGYPTIFSLTLKGIKGSAAKTGSSALVMSIVGAALIPLLLGVIQDAAGIEIAILVMVPGFLFVAWYAFWGSKIGLKEA is encoded by the coding sequence ATGACATCCAAAAACACAACCGGTTCCAAGGCGACCATCGCCATTGTGCTGGTGACCTCACTGTTCTTTATCTGGGGTTTGACCATGAACCTCGTGAACGCGTTGAACTCGCCGTTCGCAAACTACATAGAACTCAGCAGCGCCGAAGCGTCATTACTGCAGGTGGCCTATTACGGCGCATACTTCGTCATGGCCATTCCGGCCGGCTTGATCGCCAAGCGTTTCGGTTATAAGGGCGGCGTCATCTCCGGTCTGCTCCTGTTCGCTCTGGGCGCGTTCATGGTGATCCCTGCCACCAGCATGGCCAGCTACGGCCTGTTCCTGTTCGCCATGTTCGTTATCGCGCTCGGCGCGGCATCGCTGGAGACCAACTGCAATCCGTATATCACCAAGCTGGGTGATGAAAAGGGCGAATCGTTCCGTATCAACATGGCGCAGAGTTTCAACGGCGTCGGCAACATCGTTGGCCCGCTGATTCTTGGCCAGATTCTCGGCACCACCGTCGCATCAGGCGAGTCCGGCTTCGACGCCGCTAAGACGCAGTTCCTGAATGATACCCGCACGATATACATTGTGATCGGCGTTGTGCTGGTCGTGGTGCTCGCCGTGTTCGCGCTGTTCAAGCTGCCCACGCCTCCGGGAGACGAAGAGGAGGCCGCGGGCGGCGCCTCCTCCAAGAACAGCTCCTTCTTCGGCCTGCTCAAGCGCCCGCACTTCGCATTGGGCGTGCTTGCCGAGTTCATTTTCATCGGCCTGCAAGTGGCCGGCATGGCGGTCTTCTCCGCCTACGCGCTCAAGCACTGGGGCGCGGGCATCACAGCCGGCACCGCAGCGATGATGCTTTCCGTGCTTTCCCTGCTGTTCACCATCGGACGCTTCGTCACCACCCCATTGATGGCCAAATTCGATCCCGCGAAGATTCTTGGCGTATACATGACCATTTCAGCCGTGCTGATGTTCGTGGTATTCCTTGGCCTGGGCAAGGTCTCCGTCATCGCGTTCATGGTGGCGTATCTGTTCATTTCCATCGGATACCCGACCATATTCTCCCTGACGCTGAAAGGTATCAAGGGTTCCGCGGCGAAGACCGGTTCCTCGGCTTTGGTGATGAGCATTGTGGGCGCCGCGTTGATTCCGCTGCTGCTCGGTGTGATTCAGGATGCGGCAGGCATCGAGATCGCCATCCTGGTGATGGTCCCGGGCTTCCTGTTCGTGGCATGGTACGCATTCTGGGGTTCCAAGATCGGTCTGAAGGAGGCCTGA